The following proteins are co-located in the Syngnathus scovelli strain Florida chromosome 21, RoL_Ssco_1.2, whole genome shotgun sequence genome:
- the kcnj16a gene encoding inward rectifier potassium channel 16: MAYGRVTGAEAAGRKQRYVRKEGGCNVVFRNLPQEWLRLVADIFTTLVELRWRAMLLLFALSYILSWLFFGILFWVIALAHGDVQDRETEPCVYQVRSFTAAFLFSLETQTTIGYGARGMSENCAVAIAAVTVQDVVSCFIDTFVIGIAVAKMASARKRAQTVGFSNCAVVNLRDGHLCLSWRVGDFRSNHLVEGTARAQMLRADAHATGRVDVSYRDLLIQQPDIVLVTPTAICHRIQEGSPLYGMSAAELRRSDLEVLVSFTYTDDSTGTLHQTRTSYTQDDIRWGHVFQEMIRAGRNRYAVDYLLFNRTAEVPAPQISAQAYGLKRPHSPRDEARKNDAAAAARAR, from the coding sequence ATGGCGTACGGACGCGTGACGGGGGCGGAAGCGGCGGGCCGCAAGCAGCGCTACGTGCGCAAAGAGGGCGGCTGCAACGTGGTGTTCCGCAACCTGCCCCAGGAGTGGCTCCGCTTGGTGGCCGACATCTTCACCACCCTGGTGGAGCTCCGCTGGAGGGCCATGCTGCTGCTTTTTGCGCTCTCCTACATCCTGTCCTGGCTCTTTTTCGGGATCCTCTTCTGGGTCATCGCCTTGGCTCACGGCGACGTCCAGGACCGCGAGACGGAGCCGTGCGTCTACCAGGTGCGCAGCTTCACCGCCGCCTTCCTCTTCTCTCTGGAGACCCAGACCACCATCGGCTACGGCGCCCGGGGCATGTCGGAGAACTGCGCCGTGGCCATCGCCGCCGTCACCGTCCAGGACGTGGTCAGCTGCTTCATCGACACCTTTGTCATCGGCATCGCCGTGGCCAAGATGGCCTCGGCCAGGAAGCGGGCGCAGACGGTGGGCTTCAGCAACTGCGCCGTGGTCAACCTTCGCGACGGACACCTGTGCCTTTCCTGGCGGGTGGGTGACTTCCGCAGCAACCACCTGGTGGAGGGGACGGCGCGCGCTCAGATGCTGCGTGCCGACGCCCACGCCACCGGCAGGGTGGACGTCAGCTACCGGGACCTGCTCATCCAGCAGCCTGACATTGTTCTGGTGACTCCCACCGCCATCTGCCACCGGATCCAAGAGGGCAGCCCGCTCTACGGGATGAGCGCGGCGGAGCTGCGGCGCTCCGACCTGGAGGTGCTGGTCTCCTTCACCTACACGGACGACAGCACGGGCACGCTGCACCAGACGCGGACCTCCTACACGCAGGACGACATCCGCTGGGGTCACGTCTTCCAGGAGATGATCCGGGCCGGCAGGAACCGCTACGCCGTCGACTACCTGCTCTTCAACCGGACCGCCGAGGTCCCGGCGCCCCAGATCAGCGCCCAGGCCTATGGGCTCAAGAGGCCACACTCGCCCAGAGACGAGGCCCGCAAAAatgatgccgccgccgccgcccgggCACGCTAG